A genomic window from Bacillota bacterium includes:
- a CDS encoding DNA-binding protein: MAHALDLKVKGTELWVLEAGDDLQEGIARMAAERGVNRGIVVSAFGSLSTLCVANPAGPSQPPPMQVTTESGPFEILNVTGTIGSVAVPTDSLHGQVHVHVAASGKDGRVLGGSLRPGTKVFWKAQLNVLVLE, translated from the coding sequence ATGGCACACGCGCTCGATCTGAAGGTGAAAGGCACCGAATTGTGGGTGCTCGAAGCGGGGGACGACCTGCAGGAGGGTATCGCCAGGATGGCGGCCGAGCGCGGCGTCAACCGGGGCATCGTGGTGTCGGCTTTTGGCTCCCTATCCACGCTCTGCGTGGCGAACCCCGCCGGTCCCTCCCAGCCACCGCCCATGCAGGTGACCACGGAGTCCGGGCCGTTCGAGATATTAAACGTGACGGGGACCATCGGGAGCGTGGCTGTGCCCACGGACTCTCTCCACGGGCAAGTCCACGTACACGTGGCCGCTTCGGGCAAGGACGGCAGGGTGCTGGGCGGGTCGCTCAGGCCGGGGACGAAGGTTTTCTGGAAGGCCCAGCTCAACGTGCTGGTACTCGAGTAA
- a CDS encoding phenylacetate--CoA ligase — protein MDLYWNRKAECMSRDELRALQVERLRATVRRAYDSVPHYRKALDERGVRPEHIRGIDDLRLLPFTTKQDLRDNYPYGMFAVPLREVVRVHASSGTTGKPTVVGYTRNDVGTWAELMARTIGCGGGTPDTVLHNAYGYGLFTGGLGIHYGAELMGVTVVPVSGGNTRRQVMLLKDFGPTMLACTPSYALHIAEVMGELGIKKEDLRLRNAILGAEPWTNSMREDIERKLGVSAVDIYGLSEVIGPGVASECQDKSGLHIWEDHFIPEIIDPVTGENLPPGEKGELVFTSLTKEALPIIRYLTRDISSIVPGTCTCGRTHVRMSRISGRTDDMIIIRGVNVFPSQIEEVLLQFSEAEPHYQLVVDRQANLDQMEIWVEVSARFFSDQVKGLEGLRRRIEELIESTLGISVRVKLVEPKTIPRSEGKAKRVVDRREVYKEQG, from the coding sequence ATGGATTTGTACTGGAACAGGAAGGCCGAATGCATGTCGCGAGACGAACTGCGGGCGCTCCAGGTTGAGCGCCTGCGGGCGACCGTCCGGAGGGCGTATGATAGTGTACCGCATTACCGGAAGGCGCTCGACGAGCGTGGCGTGCGCCCCGAGCACATCAGGGGCATCGATGACCTCAGGTTGCTCCCGTTCACCACCAAACAGGACCTGAGGGACAACTACCCGTATGGCATGTTTGCCGTGCCCCTTCGCGAAGTGGTACGAGTGCACGCTTCGTCGGGGACGACCGGCAAGCCCACGGTCGTCGGCTACACGCGCAACGACGTCGGCACGTGGGCGGAGCTGATGGCGAGGACGATCGGATGCGGTGGAGGCACCCCCGACACCGTCCTCCACAACGCGTACGGCTACGGTCTATTCACCGGCGGTCTCGGCATCCACTACGGCGCCGAACTGATGGGCGTGACGGTCGTGCCCGTGTCCGGGGGAAACACCCGGCGCCAGGTCATGCTGCTGAAGGACTTCGGCCCGACCATGCTTGCCTGCACCCCGAGCTACGCGTTACACATCGCGGAGGTCATGGGTGAACTGGGAATCAAGAAGGAAGACCTGCGGCTGAGGAACGCGATCCTGGGAGCCGAGCCGTGGACGAACAGCATGCGCGAGGACATCGAGCGGAAGCTGGGCGTCAGCGCGGTCGACATATACGGCCTGAGCGAGGTGATCGGGCCCGGCGTGGCGAGCGAATGCCAGGATAAGTCGGGCCTGCACATCTGGGAGGACCATTTCATCCCGGAAATAATCGATCCCGTGACCGGCGAGAACCTCCCGCCCGGGGAAAAGGGCGAGCTCGTGTTCACCTCGCTTACCAAGGAGGCTTTGCCCATAATCAGGTACCTGACCCGCGACATATCGTCGATCGTACCCGGGACCTGCACGTGCGGGCGCACGCACGTCAGGATGTCGAGGATCAGTGGCCGGACCGACGACATGATCATCATCCGCGGAGTCAACGTGTTCCCGTCGCAGATCGAGGAGGTACTCCTCCAATTCAGCGAGGCCGAGCCGCACTACCAGCTGGTTGTCGACCGGCAGGCCAACCTCGACCAGATGGAAATCTGGGTTGAAGTCTCGGCGCGGTTCTTCTCGGATCAGGTAAAGGGGCTGGAAGGACTGCGTCGCAGGATCGAGGAACTGATCGAAAGCACCCTGGGCATATCGGTCAGGGTCAAGCTGGTGGAACCGAAGACCATCCCCAGAAGCGAGGGCAAGGCGAAGCGGGTAGTCGACAGGCGCGAAGTCTACAAGGAGCAGGGGTGA
- a CDS encoding homoserine O-acetyltransferase: protein MSDPLNVLTRAQKEYDAPDSPGSVGWTRPQRLQIADESNPLPLDCGRSLWPVTVEFETYGRLNEKRDNAILILHALSGDAHVAGWDAQAEQDGRHWRVGRPGWWDTMVGPGKAFDTNLYFVICSNVLGSCYGTTGPSSTDPETGKPYGLRFPVTTVGDWVRLQERLVTYLGIRRLLAVAGGSLGGQQAIEWALAYPDRVRSAVVLAASPRLSAQGVAFNAVGRRAITTDPNFRSGDYYDDDPPARGLGVARMIGHITYLSEVSMGRKFGRRLKNGDVPSFNLDPEFEVESYLRHQGKAFSERFDANSYIYISKAMDYFDASVWGGGDLVESAARSECAWLVVSFSSDWLYTPAQCKEWVDALSANRLEVTYANIQSSYGHDAFLLEVDAVGHMVRSFVGGVARRAGIRLG, encoded by the coding sequence ATGAGTGACCCGTTGAACGTGCTTACGAGGGCGCAGAAAGAGTATGACGCGCCCGACTCACCCGGTTCCGTGGGATGGACGCGACCGCAGCGCCTGCAGATTGCGGACGAATCCAACCCCCTGCCGCTCGATTGCGGCAGGAGCCTCTGGCCGGTGACGGTCGAGTTCGAGACGTATGGCCGGCTCAATGAGAAGCGAGACAACGCGATACTCATCCTGCACGCCCTCAGCGGCGACGCTCACGTGGCGGGCTGGGACGCGCAGGCCGAGCAGGACGGCAGGCACTGGAGGGTGGGCCGGCCCGGCTGGTGGGACACCATGGTCGGCCCCGGCAAGGCGTTTGACACGAACCTTTACTTCGTAATCTGCTCGAATGTCCTCGGGAGCTGCTACGGGACGACGGGACCGTCCTCCACGGACCCCGAAACGGGAAAGCCGTACGGGCTCCGCTTCCCCGTCACTACGGTCGGGGACTGGGTACGACTGCAGGAGAGGCTCGTGACGTACCTGGGGATCCGGAGGCTGCTGGCCGTTGCAGGCGGGTCGCTGGGCGGGCAGCAGGCCATCGAGTGGGCGCTGGCGTATCCCGACCGCGTCCGGTCCGCAGTGGTGCTGGCCGCATCGCCGCGGCTGAGCGCGCAGGGGGTCGCGTTCAACGCCGTCGGGCGCCGGGCGATAACGACGGATCCCAACTTCCGCAGCGGTGATTACTACGATGATGACCCACCCGCCAGGGGGCTGGGCGTGGCGCGCATGATCGGGCACATCACCTATTTATCCGAAGTCAGCATGGGCCGGAAGTTCGGACGTCGATTGAAGAACGGCGACGTCCCGTCGTTCAACCTCGACCCCGAATTCGAGGTCGAAAGCTACCTCAGGCATCAGGGCAAGGCGTTCAGCGAGCGCTTCGACGCCAATAGCTATATATACATCAGCAAGGCCATGGACTACTTCGACGCGTCGGTGTGGGGAGGGGGCGATCTGGTCGAGTCCGCAGCGCGTTCCGAATGCGCCTGGCTCGTCGTCTCGTTCTCGAGCGACTGGCTGTACACCCCCGCCCAGTGCAAGGAATGGGTTGACGCGCTGTCCGCCAACAGGCTGGAGGTGACCTACGCCAACATCCAGTCGTCATACGGACACGACGCGTTTCTGCTGGAGGTCGACGCCGTGGGTCACATGGTGAGGAGCTTCGTGGGAGGTGTCGCCCGCCGTGCCGGAATTCGCCTGGGATGA
- a CDS encoding phenylacetate--CoA ligase, which produces MIWEPQFECMDGKERRDLQLRRLKDTVARVWERRPAYRRLMEERGVRPEHINSLEDVRLLPFTTKSDLRDSYPYGMFAVSMDQVVRLHASSGTTGKPTVVGYTRNDLETWSNLVARVVTQAGVTSRDVAQVCFGYGLFTGGFGLHYGLERVGAAVVPASSGNTARQIMLMKDFGVTALVSTPSYSLHMAEVARDEGIDPHDLKVRVGLFGAEPWTESMRKEIEKTWGLRATDNYGLSEIIGPGVAGECEVGGGMHISEDHFLAEIINPGTGEPLPYGEKGELVITTLTKEALPLIRYRTKDVTALNPEPCKCGRTTARMQKVLGRSDDMLVIRGVNVFPSQIENVLMNINGLAPHYMVVVNRRGYLDELEVHVELTSEKFTGSFRDLEAFERRIASKLQNALSIQPKVKLVEYRSLERSMGKAKRVIDNRPK; this is translated from the coding sequence GTGATCTGGGAACCGCAATTCGAGTGCATGGACGGGAAGGAGAGGCGGGACCTCCAGCTGAGGCGCCTGAAGGATACGGTAGCGCGGGTCTGGGAGCGCAGGCCCGCGTACCGTCGTCTCATGGAGGAGCGCGGGGTAAGACCCGAGCACATTAACAGCCTCGAGGACGTCAGGCTCCTTCCGTTTACCACGAAGAGCGACCTGCGCGACAGTTACCCCTACGGGATGTTCGCTGTATCCATGGACCAGGTCGTGAGACTGCACGCGTCGTCGGGCACAACGGGGAAGCCGACCGTTGTCGGGTATACGCGGAACGACCTGGAAACGTGGTCAAACCTGGTGGCCAGGGTTGTCACCCAGGCGGGCGTGACGTCCAGAGACGTGGCGCAGGTGTGCTTCGGCTACGGCCTGTTCACCGGCGGTTTCGGACTCCACTACGGCCTCGAGAGGGTCGGCGCCGCGGTCGTCCCCGCCTCGAGCGGAAACACGGCGCGCCAGATAATGCTCATGAAGGATTTTGGGGTTACAGCGCTCGTCTCGACACCGTCGTACTCGTTACACATGGCCGAGGTCGCGCGGGACGAGGGAATAGACCCCCACGACCTGAAGGTGCGGGTAGGGCTGTTTGGCGCCGAACCCTGGACCGAGAGCATGCGCAAGGAGATCGAGAAGACGTGGGGCTTGAGGGCCACCGACAACTACGGCCTCAGCGAGATAATCGGCCCGGGCGTCGCCGGCGAGTGCGAGGTGGGCGGGGGGATGCACATCTCCGAGGACCATTTTCTCGCGGAGATCATCAACCCCGGGACGGGCGAACCGCTCCCGTACGGTGAGAAGGGTGAGCTGGTCATCACGACCCTTACCAAGGAGGCGTTGCCACTCATCAGGTACCGCACGAAGGACGTGACGGCGCTCAACCCCGAACCCTGCAAGTGCGGGCGCACGACCGCCCGCATGCAGAAGGTGCTGGGGCGCAGCGACGACATGCTGGTAATCAGGGGCGTCAACGTTTTCCCCTCGCAGATAGAAAACGTGCTCATGAACATCAATGGCCTCGCCCCGCACTATATGGTGGTGGTAAACCGTCGCGGCTATCTCGACGAACTCGAGGTGCACGTCGAACTCACGAGCGAGAAGTTCACCGGAAGTTTCCGTGACCTCGAAGCGTTCGAACGGAGGATAGCCTCGAAGCTCCAGAACGCGCTGTCAATACAGCCAAAAGTAAAGCTGGTCGAATACAGGTCACTCGAACGCAGTATGGGTAAGGCGAAACGGGTGATCGACAACCGCCCGAAGTGA
- a CDS encoding LemA family protein, producing the protein MRNVLVGVGILVLILAVFAGSLTSTYNRLVLLNEDINGKWAQVENQMQRRYDLIPNLVATVKGYAAHEEKVINDVVQARAKLAGGGLTPEQRIQAAGQLEGALSRLLVVVEQYPNLKADVQFTRLMDELAGTENRLTVERMRYNDAVKEFNQTVKKFPMAFIAGMMGFKEKPYFQIEQGAKTAPKVSF; encoded by the coding sequence ATGAGGAACGTGCTTGTAGGCGTCGGGATCTTGGTGCTGATACTGGCGGTGTTCGCCGGATCACTGACGTCGACATACAACCGGCTCGTCCTGCTCAACGAGGACATCAACGGCAAGTGGGCGCAGGTCGAGAACCAGATGCAGCGCCGGTACGACTTGATCCCGAACCTCGTCGCGACCGTAAAGGGGTACGCTGCGCATGAGGAGAAGGTTATCAACGATGTTGTCCAGGCGCGCGCGAAACTCGCCGGCGGTGGGTTGACGCCGGAGCAGCGCATCCAGGCGGCAGGACAGCTCGAGGGCGCCCTGTCGAGGCTTCTGGTGGTAGTTGAACAGTACCCCAACCTGAAGGCCGACGTACAGTTCACGAGGCTCATGGACGAGCTGGCCGGCACGGAGAACCGCCTGACCGTCGAGAGGATGCGCTACAACGACGCAGTCAAGGAGTTCAACCAGACGGTAAAGAAGTTCCCGATGGCGTTCATAGCCGGCATGATGGGTTTCAAGGAGAAGCCGTATTTCCAGATCGAGCAGGGCGCAAAGACCGCGCCGAAGGTGAGTTTCTAG
- a CDS encoding glycine C-acetyltransferase produces the protein MSRLDFIDQELGSLEEQGLLINIRTISSAQGPWFVADGRRVLNLCSNNYLGFANDPRLKDAARKALDEFGVGPGAVRTIAGTMTPHVEVERALSEFKETEDTIFLQSGFVANQAVIPALVGQGDVIFSDELNHASIIDGCRLSGALTVRYAHNDANALEDAVKSNTGRRRLVVSDGVFSMDGDIAPLADIVEVAERYDLITVVDDAHGEGVLGRGGRGIVNHFGLGGRFDVEIGTLSKAFGVVGGYAAGAAKLVQWFKQRARPFLFSTGLSPADVVASIAAVRVLQDSDELVRRLWDNAAYFKAGMKRLGFDTGVSQTPITPVMIGDAVKASEFSKELFAEGVFAQSIGYPTVAKGKARIRVMISAAHSRQDLDYGLEKFEKVGKELAVI, from the coding sequence TTGTCCAGGCTTGATTTCATAGACCAGGAGCTCGGATCCCTTGAGGAGCAGGGGCTGCTCATCAACATCCGCACGATTTCCAGTGCCCAGGGGCCGTGGTTCGTGGCCGACGGCAGGCGGGTGCTGAACCTCTGCTCCAACAATTACCTCGGATTCGCCAACGACCCGCGGCTCAAGGACGCCGCGCGGAAGGCGCTCGATGAGTTCGGCGTCGGGCCCGGCGCGGTCAGGACCATCGCAGGCACCATGACCCCCCACGTGGAGGTGGAACGCGCCCTTTCCGAGTTCAAGGAGACCGAGGACACGATATTCCTCCAGTCCGGCTTCGTGGCCAACCAGGCTGTGATACCCGCCCTGGTTGGGCAGGGCGACGTCATCTTCAGCGACGAGCTGAACCACGCGAGCATCATCGACGGCTGCCGCCTTAGCGGGGCGCTCACAGTCAGGTACGCTCACAACGACGCCAACGCCCTGGAAGACGCGGTCAAATCCAACACCGGCCGCAGGCGGCTGGTCGTATCCGATGGTGTGTTCAGTATGGATGGCGACATCGCGCCGCTCGCGGATATAGTCGAGGTCGCGGAGAGGTATGACCTGATAACGGTGGTGGACGACGCCCACGGCGAGGGCGTGCTGGGGCGCGGTGGGCGCGGCATCGTCAATCACTTCGGCCTCGGGGGGAGATTCGATGTCGAGATCGGCACGCTGTCCAAGGCGTTCGGCGTGGTGGGCGGGTACGCCGCGGGCGCGGCGAAGCTCGTGCAATGGTTCAAGCAGCGCGCGAGGCCGTTCCTGTTCAGCACGGGGCTCAGCCCCGCTGATGTTGTGGCGTCCATCGCCGCGGTGAGGGTACTGCAGGACAGCGACGAGCTCGTGCGCAGGCTGTGGGACAACGCCGCGTACTTCAAGGCGGGCATGAAACGGCTGGGCTTCGACACGGGTGTGAGCCAGACGCCGATCACGCCGGTGATGATAGGCGACGCGGTGAAGGCGTCCGAGTTTTCGAAGGAGCTTTTCGCAGAGGGCGTGTTCGCACAGTCGATCGGGTATCCCACTGTTGCCAAAGGCAAGGCGAGGATCAGGGTTATGATCAGCGCCGCGCACTCGCGACAGGACCTGGACTATGGCCTCGAGAAGTTCGAGAAGGTCGGCAAGGAGTTGGCCGTAATATAG
- the metW gene encoding methionine biosynthesis protein MetW — MARDSASGRTGPAPQQAGLPGAERWDHRVISGLIPHGASVLDLGCGSGDLLAHLMDTKAVTGQGIDVHQESVSRCIGRGVPVIQADIDQGLATYPDGSFDYVVLETTLQTVRRPLKVLDEMIRVGRLGIVSFPNFGYLPVRAQLLALGRMPVTPHLPYSWAETPNIHLLTIRDFETWCANNGVVVEERLAYAGGGVRTLTPTDNVLAEEALYVIRKG, encoded by the coding sequence ATGGCCAGGGATTCCGCCAGCGGGCGCACAGGACCGGCTCCGCAGCAGGCCGGCTTGCCCGGCGCCGAGCGCTGGGACCACCGCGTTATCTCGGGGCTCATACCGCACGGGGCGTCTGTACTGGACCTCGGTTGCGGGTCCGGGGACCTGCTGGCCCACCTCATGGATACGAAGGCTGTCACAGGCCAGGGTATAGACGTGCACCAGGAGAGCGTGTCAAGGTGCATCGGAAGGGGCGTCCCCGTCATCCAGGCCGACATCGACCAGGGCCTCGCAACATACCCCGATGGAAGCTTCGACTACGTGGTGCTGGAGACGACGCTACAGACGGTTCGCAGGCCGCTCAAGGTGCTCGACGAGATGATCCGCGTGGGGCGCCTCGGCATCGTCAGTTTCCCCAACTTCGGCTACCTCCCCGTGCGGGCCCAGCTGCTTGCGCTCGGGCGGATGCCGGTAACGCCGCACCTCCCATATTCCTGGGCCGAAACCCCCAACATCCACCTGCTTACCATCCGCGACTTCGAAACGTGGTGCGCCAATAACGGCGTGGTAGTCGAGGAGCGCCTCGCGTACGCCGGCGGGGGCGTCAGGACTCTGACCCCGACCGATAACGTCCTCGCCGAGGAGGCACTATATGTTATAAGGAAAGGGTAG
- a CDS encoding ACT domain-containing protein codes for MRVKQISVFLENRPGRLHEVTSALAEQNINIRALSIADTTEFGILRLIVDRPTDAAAALQHRGFTVSETDVIGVEIPDKPGGLAGVLKHMADAKINIEYLYAFLGKASIDALVLFRVDDMDRAVKVLQDNGVRVLRAEEMYRL; via the coding sequence ATGCGCGTCAAGCAGATTTCGGTGTTCCTCGAGAACAGGCCGGGGCGCCTCCATGAGGTCACGTCCGCACTGGCTGAACAGAACATCAATATCAGGGCGCTTTCCATCGCCGACACGACAGAGTTCGGGATCCTCCGCCTGATCGTCGATCGCCCCACGGACGCCGCCGCAGCGTTGCAGCATCGCGGCTTCACGGTGAGCGAGACCGACGTGATCGGGGTGGAAATTCCCGATAAGCCTGGCGGGCTGGCCGGCGTGCTCAAGCACATGGCGGACGCCAAAATCAACATCGAGTACCTGTACGCGTTCCTGGGCAAGGCGTCCATCGACGCGCTGGTGCTGTTCAGAGTGGACGACATGGACCGCGCCGTGAAGGTGCTTCAGGACAACGGGGTGAGGGTGCTCAGGGCCGAGGAGATGTACCGGCTGTAG
- a CDS encoding SAM-dependent methyltransferase: MPSGVVAADVGTDHAYLPVWLVATGKCPRVIATDSSRGALAAAKRTVETYGLAGCVDLRLGDGLEVISPGETGAIVVAGMGGLTICSILSAAMGTVVLQRRLVLQPMSEPEEVRRWAAGAGLPVADEDLVAEGGRFYEVICLDPPGERDGSAGGTGDGLEYEIGAALLRKRHPLLAAYVELKISECEGVIRKMEEGVADRGDPRLNRWIERKRRLEEVLRCL; this comes from the coding sequence GTGCCTTCCGGCGTGGTGGCGGCCGACGTGGGCACCGACCACGCGTACCTTCCAGTGTGGCTCGTGGCCACGGGAAAATGCCCGCGGGTCATCGCCACCGATTCGAGCCGGGGGGCCCTGGCGGCGGCGAAGCGCACGGTGGAGACATACGGACTAGCCGGCTGCGTCGACCTCCGGCTTGGCGACGGGCTCGAGGTGATTTCACCGGGCGAAACCGGCGCGATCGTCGTTGCGGGCATGGGTGGCCTCACGATCTGCTCGATACTGTCCGCGGCGATGGGCACTGTCGTTTTGCAGCGGAGGCTCGTGCTGCAGCCCATGAGCGAACCGGAGGAGGTCAGGCGCTGGGCTGCAGGCGCAGGACTGCCGGTCGCCGACGAGGACCTCGTCGCGGAGGGCGGCAGGTTTTACGAGGTGATCTGCCTCGACCCTCCCGGGGAAAGGGACGGGTCCGCAGGCGGAACAGGCGATGGCCTGGAATACGAGATCGGCGCTGCGCTGCTTCGAAAACGGCATCCGTTGCTCGCGGCGTACGTCGAGTTGAAGATATCCGAGTGCGAGGGCGTCATTCGCAAGATGGAGGAGGGCGTCGCCGATCGCGGTGACCCGAGACTCAACCGGTGGATAGAACGGAAACGCCGCCTCGAGGAGGTCCTGAGATGCCTGTAA
- a CDS encoding Nif3-like dinuclear metal center hexameric protein — translation MPVRIADIIEFMDEWAPPSYAGSWDNPGLQVGDPASAVETVLVAVDATPAVVDEAVGLGAQLIITHHPLIFKPVNSINTAAGPGGLLARLISSGISVFSAHTNLDVAMGGVDDTLAAAVGIEGRDGSGPGDGPRVLEPTGEDSLIKLVVFVPKGHEDKVRDAIAAAGAGWIGNYSHCTFQAPGTGTFKPLEGANPFLGTVGQIEKAEELRLETILPESAKARVLKAMFESHPYEEVAFDLYPLRNPGRARGSGRVGDLHEPVSLGDLASRLAGILNAPCVRVFGDPSRRIAKVATSVGSGGDHLYAAAGAGADVLVTGDIKYTHAVAAAALNLALIDVGHFSSERPVVVEIVRRLNQRFKPVQPRFCARASGAEAEPFVVVSAASSGAPAREEPAEDGRGSKPTVRSTGTVVAYVDGGSRGNPGPAAYAVVLLDGSGNTLVEEGIALSQATNNVAEYRAVIEAAKRARVAGASRLIINTDSELVARQISGEYRVKNAGLSGLYEQALAALREFESWEVRHIPREENRRADRLVNKALDSAEGSA, via the coding sequence ATGCCTGTAAGGATAGCCGACATCATCGAGTTCATGGACGAATGGGCCCCGCCGTCGTACGCGGGTTCGTGGGACAACCCCGGGTTGCAGGTTGGCGATCCGGCGTCCGCCGTCGAAACAGTCCTCGTGGCTGTCGACGCAACGCCCGCGGTTGTGGATGAGGCCGTGGGGCTTGGCGCGCAGCTCATAATCACCCACCATCCTCTCATATTCAAGCCTGTGAACTCTATAAACACTGCGGCCGGGCCCGGCGGATTGCTCGCGAGACTCATTTCCTCCGGCATTTCGGTGTTCTCAGCGCACACGAACCTGGACGTGGCCATGGGTGGTGTCGACGACACCCTGGCTGCGGCCGTTGGGATCGAAGGGCGGGACGGCTCCGGCCCGGGCGACGGACCGCGGGTTCTCGAGCCCACCGGGGAGGATTCGCTAATCAAACTCGTCGTGTTCGTCCCGAAGGGACACGAGGACAAGGTGCGCGACGCAATCGCGGCGGCCGGCGCGGGGTGGATAGGCAACTACAGCCACTGCACGTTCCAGGCCCCGGGCACGGGCACGTTCAAACCGCTCGAGGGCGCGAACCCGTTCCTGGGCACTGTGGGCCAGATCGAGAAGGCGGAGGAGCTCAGGCTCGAAACGATACTGCCCGAGTCCGCGAAAGCGCGCGTGTTGAAGGCGATGTTCGAGTCGCATCCATACGAAGAGGTCGCGTTCGACCTCTACCCTCTGCGCAACCCCGGGAGGGCCAGGGGGAGCGGCCGGGTCGGGGATTTGCACGAGCCCGTCTCTCTCGGAGACCTCGCATCCAGGCTGGCCGGCATCCTTAATGCCCCGTGCGTCCGCGTGTTCGGTGACCCTTCGAGGAGGATCGCGAAGGTGGCGACGTCTGTCGGGAGCGGCGGCGACCACCTGTACGCTGCGGCGGGCGCGGGCGCGGACGTGCTGGTCACCGGGGACATTAAGTATACCCACGCGGTGGCCGCGGCGGCCCTCAACCTGGCGCTCATCGACGTCGGGCATTTCTCCAGCGAGAGACCTGTGGTTGTGGAGATCGTACGGCGCCTGAACCAGCGATTCAAGCCGGTCCAACCGCGCTTCTGCGCGCGCGCCTCCGGAGCCGAGGCGGAGCCGTTCGTCGTTGTCAGCGCCGCGAGCAGCGGGGCGCCGGCCCGTGAGGAGCCGGCTGAGGACGGCCGCGGCAGCAAGCCCACGGTCCGGTCAACCGGTACTGTTGTCGCATACGTGGACGGGGGATCGAGAGGCAATCCCGGGCCGGCTGCTTACGCTGTCGTGTTGCTGGACGGGTCGGGCAATACGCTTGTTGAAGAGGGCATTGCGCTCTCTCAGGCGACGAACAACGTTGCGGAATACCGTGCCGTCATAGAGGCTGCGAAGCGGGCGCGCGTCGCCGGCGCCTCCCGCCTGATCATAAACACCGACAGCGAACTCGTCGCCCGGCAGATAAGCGGCGAATACAGGGTGAAGAACGCGGGGCTTTCCGGGCTCTACGAACAGGCGCTGGCCGCGCTTCGGGAGTTCGAGTCGTGGGAGGTCCGTCACATCCCCAGGGAGGAGAACAGGCGCGCCGACCGGCTGGTGAACAAGGCGCTCGATTCCGCGGAGGGATCGGCTTGA
- the mobB gene encoding molybdopterin-guanine dinucleotide biosynthesis protein B, whose protein sequence is MPVPYVVICGRSGTGKTTLIEGLLRELCARGLCVGVVKHTGHHVEFDHPGKDTWRFSEAGASSTCLVTPEGYAIYRPKAGEASLGDVLRHFEGADLVLVEGFKGARASKIEVTGSPDAADLVCGDDPGLLAVVAPGAAGDSGHAGALPRPVYRRDDHAGIADLIVRKILEEHTRSRRI, encoded by the coding sequence GTGCCGGTTCCTTACGTCGTGATCTGCGGGCGGTCGGGTACGGGAAAGACCACGCTCATCGAGGGTCTACTCCGCGAGCTCTGCGCCCGCGGCCTCTGTGTGGGCGTGGTGAAGCACACCGGTCACCATGTCGAATTCGACCACCCCGGCAAGGACACGTGGAGGTTCAGCGAGGCGGGAGCGTCCTCGACCTGCCTGGTGACTCCGGAAGGATACGCGATCTACAGGCCGAAAGCCGGCGAGGCGTCGCTCGGGGACGTCCTCCGCCATTTCGAGGGCGCCGACCTCGTGCTCGTCGAGGGATTCAAGGGGGCGCGTGCATCGAAGATAGAAGTAACCGGCAGTCCCGACGCCGCTGATCTGGTTTGCGGCGACGACCCCGGACTGCTCGCGGTCGTCGCCCCCGGGGCGGCCGGCGATTCCGGCCATGCCGGGGCCCTACCCCGCCCGGTGTACCGCCGCGATGATCACGCGGGAATCGCGGACCTCATCGTCAGGAAGATACTGGAGGAACATACCCGCAGCCGGAGAATATGA